The Maridesulfovibrio ferrireducens genome segment GTGAGCATCAAACCAAATACACTCTAGCAGTATGACCCCCCATTCCTATATATTGAGCCTTGAATAGAAAAGGGCATACACCTGCCCCCTGTCTGGGGACAGAGGTGAGTGTGATCTGTGATCAGAAACGGATAGGATTATCCTACACAGACTTCTTTTTCTTGATGGACATTGAATGTACTCCCAATTCTTCACGAAGCTGAGGTGTCAGGTTCCAAGGCAGAAACTGGCTGTAGTCCACAGAGTTTGCCTTCAGGTTGCGTAACTTTGTCACTTCCTTCAGAAGATAGGTGACATACTCATGGAGATTAAGATCCCATAAGTTGGCAGTCTGTATGATGGTCTCGAGGGTAGCAAGAGTGTGTGCACCCGCAGGGCATCCTGCGAAAAGCACGTTCATCCTAACTGTGGAAAATGCGCGGATTATACGTTCGCTTCTCGAGTTGTCTGGATTTAGATTGGCACAATTGAGGTAAGATCTGAATATCAGCTCACTGTTGAGGTAATAATCCATGCCATCCATGATGTACTCTTCATCCCTGTGAAAGTCGTAACGGCCCCTAATCCATTCGGACAGCTTTTCAAACAGGGGAATCGACTCTTGTTTTCTGGTCCTCATGAATTGCTGCTCTGTAATCAGCTTGTCATCCAGCCACAGGGTACGATATGTCTTGTCAGCCTTGTAGATTTTTCCGATGGTAGTGATGATCCTGTCCAGCGTGATATAGCCGACCGAACCCTCCGGATAGGCCCCAGCCTTCTGGGCATCGATAAAACGCCTCCTCAAATGAGCCAAACAGAGTGCAAGCGTAAACTGGTAATCTTGCTTTTTCACCTGGTAGCCGACATAACAGTCAGCCTGCAGGAATCCTGCATAGTCGCCGACGATGCCCTTGAAAACATCACTTGAGCGGGATACATCATACTGGAAATAGGCAGCAGGCTTGCCTGGGGTCGCACTGCAGATTACCCACATCCAAGAATCAAGATGGTCGGCACGTCCTTTCTCATCAAGGACTTGGATTCTGGTTTCATCCCCATTAATGGCAGGTTGCGATAGGATGGAGTCCTTTATTGCCTCGGCAACAGGTTCCAGCTCGGTACCGGCACGCATGTGCCAGTTTGCAAAGTTCTGCTCGCTCAGGTCCACACCAAGATTCCTGAAACGTTTTGATATCCTAGTCACAGACAGCCCGCAGAAGAACTTGTCCACTATGGAGGCGGCTATGAGGCTGTCACCGGCAAGGCCCCCTGGAATGAACCGCTCGTCAGCAGGTGCCGTGATGATATTACGTTTTTGGATACCGTTCTCGTCATGGGTCTCACCACAACAAGGACAGTAGCCCTTGTTTCTTATCTGCTGGATGATGCTCAGGTTGTTGCTAAGGAGCTCGATGTACTCATGGACATCCGCGCTGTTGATATCCACAAGGGTCGTGCCGCATTTGTGACACTTGTCCGCAAGCTTGAATTCTTGTTTTTCCCTGGGATAGGAGGGGTCGAAGGTCTGTCTTCCACACCCGTTGCCCCTAGTCCTGTGTTCTGGGTTCCTGTTCCTAGAGCCTTTCTTGTTGGAAGCCTCATGCATTTTGTCGGAGTCAACCAATTCCTTTGCATTATCAATGATTTTCTGTTCATTATCACTGAGTGAGCCTTCCTCTGCCTTGCGGATAAGCTCCTCAGAGATGTTGAAGTATTTGCGGTATCTCTCGCTGGAGCTGCCGAACCTGACAAAGAGCTCGAGACGGAGCTTCTGCTCACTGGAACGCACTGCACGGGAGAGGACTTCAATGTCCTCTTCGAGCGTAACGATCTTTTCTGAGAGCGTGGATATCTTCTCCTTGTCCTTCTTTTTTTCCTTCTCCAGCTCAGTGACACGCATCTGGAGCCTGGTTATTTCCTCATCTTTACTCATAAGGGAAATGTACCATATCAGGCTGAAATAATCAACATAATTCTTTCTATACAAAGAAATTAATAGAGGCGCTGGTGCTTAAATCTGCATCCAGAGGGCCCTCGCTGGCGGTTGGTGGAGAGATCGGAGCGAAGGTGGAGCTAAAACATAAAACCGCCAAAACAGGGGCGTGCAAAGCCTGTATTGGCGTATTCAAGTATATACCATACATAAAATAATGTGCTTTTTATCAGATATGCAGATCCATTCTGCTTACCAGACCCCGTGCCTTGAGATGCCCCAAAGGGATGGGGTCTGCCAGCAACTCGCGAAGCTCGTCCCCTGTCATCCCGGCAGCAGTCTCACTGTCCATAGGCCATGAGTAGCAACCATATCGGACGGACCGGGCCAACATCCAGCAGCCCGCCCCTTCACAATATACGATGCGTATCTGCTTCCTGCTGGTCGAACAGAAAACGAATAGGGACTGCTCGTCCATCTTCAGGTTCATGGCCCCGACCACCAGGGAGACCATCCCACGGATCCCACGACGGAAATCAGTTGCACCGACCCGCAGGAATATCTTCTTGCCCTCCA includes the following:
- a CDS encoding IS66 family transposase; protein product: MSKDEEITRLQMRVTELEKEKKKDKEKISTLSEKIVTLEEDIEVLSRAVRSSEQKLRLELFVRFGSSSERYRKYFNISEELIRKAEEGSLSDNEQKIIDNAKELVDSDKMHEASNKKGSRNRNPEHRTRGNGCGRQTFDPSYPREKQEFKLADKCHKCGTTLVDINSADVHEYIELLSNNLSIIQQIRNKGYCPCCGETHDENGIQKRNIITAPADERFIPGGLAGDSLIAASIVDKFFCGLSVTRISKRFRNLGVDLSEQNFANWHMRAGTELEPVAEAIKDSILSQPAINGDETRIQVLDEKGRADHLDSWMWVICSATPGKPAAYFQYDVSRSSDVFKGIVGDYAGFLQADCYVGYQVKKQDYQFTLALCLAHLRRRFIDAQKAGAYPEGSVGYITLDRIITTIGKIYKADKTYRTLWLDDKLITEQQFMRTRKQESIPLFEKLSEWIRGRYDFHRDEEYIMDGMDYYLNSELIFRSYLNCANLNPDNSRSERIIRAFSTVRMNVLFAGCPAGAHTLATLETIIQTANLWDLNLHEYVTYLLKEVTKLRNLKANSVDYSQFLPWNLTPQLREELGVHSMSIKKKKSV
- the tnpB gene encoding IS66 family insertion sequence element accessory protein TnpB (TnpB, as the term is used for proteins encoded by IS66 family insertion elements, is considered an accessory protein, since TnpC, encoded by a neighboring gene, is a DDE family transposase.), which encodes MSLPFDTSLEGKKIFLRVGATDFRRGIRGMVSLVVGAMNLKMDEQSLFVFCSTSRKQIRIVYCEGAGCWMLARSVRYGCYSWPMDSETAAGMTGDELRELLADPIPLGHLKARGLVSRMDLHI